CGCTAGTGATGTGGATATAGGCGATGAGTTTATAGGTTTTTGTGCTTTGGTACTGCGAAGTAGCTTTGTTTACCTAGCGTTTTTTGCTCTTTGTGAGGATAAAAGAAATAAAGGTTATGGCGCAAGAATTCTAAAATATCTACAAAAAAAATACCAAAAGCCGGTAGTCTTAGAGGCTGAAAAACCCTATATCGGTGCTAATGATTTAGCTCTTAGAGTGCGTAGGGCTGGCTTTTATACTCGCACGGGCTTTGTTAGAGCAGGGTATAGTATAGCGTATTTTGATGAGATTTATGATATTTATTGCACTGAGTTTGATGATGGAATTTTGGCTGATTATAAGGCGATGTATGAGGACTTTGCTAGGCAAAAATCAGCTAACTTTGAGCTAAAAAAAAGATGACTAGCTAAAAGGAAATACATTGAAGCCGCAGTATCATTTTTACAATAACACAAAGTTTGCTTTGCAGGGCTTTTTGGCTATGTGGCGCAGTGAAAAAAGCTTTAGAATAGAGCTTTTTATTTGCTTGCCACTTATTGTTATCTCGCTTTTTGTGCCTTGTTCTTTGATAGAGCATATTTTGCTAATTGCTAGCATGATTTTTATATTTTTTGCTGAGGCGATGAACTCTGGGATTGAAGCGGTTGTGGATTTAGTAAGCCCTGAGTATCACGAATTAGCCGGCAAGGCAAAGGACTGCGCTAGTGCTGGGGTGTTTTGCGCTATTACTATTGCTGTGCTTTGCTGGGTTTTAGTGCTAGCAAAGGCCTTAGGAATTCTAGAATTCCCTAACCTTTAATCAGTGCTTAAACAAAAATACGTATAATTTCACGCAATTTTGTATGAAATAAGGAAAATTTGTGACTTTTAGCAAGGACGAAATCTACACCGCAACGCAAGTGGTGCGTAATTTCAGCGAAGTTCTTAGCAAGGTAAGCACTGGCGAAAATAATAGAGCCTTTATCGTAAAAAACAATAAATTCGAAGCTGTAATGCTAAGTATGAGCGAGTATGAAAGGCTAAATAAAGCCGAAGAACTACTAAAAAAAATCTACGAACAGCGCAAAAAAGAAGAGGTATAAATGGCAAGTAGAGAAATAAGCTATAATGGCATTAAATATAATATCAGCTATGAGATTGTAGGGCGTGGAGAGGAGATACTTTTTCTTCACGGCTGGGGTGCAAAAAAAGAAGTGATGAAAAAGGCTTTTGGCTCTTATTTTGATGATTTTCGCCAGATTTATGTAGATTTGCCTGGCTTTGGTGCTAGTAGTATTGAAAAAGCCCTTGTTACAGAGCAATACGCAGGCATCATCCGTGAGTTTTTAGCCAGTATCGGCTCTCATCCGCTTTGTGCGGTGGGGCATAGCTTTGGCGGTAAGGTCGCTTCTTTGCTAGCGCCAAGAGTGCTAGTTTTGCTAAGCTCAGCTGGAATTCCTATCAAAAAGAAATTTAGCACTAGGGTTAAGATTCGCTTATTTAAGATGTTTAAGGCTATGGGCTTTGGCTTTTTGTGGAGAATATTTGCTAGCAAGGATGTAGCTGGCATGAGCGCTACTATGTATGAGACGCTAAAAAATGTAGTAAATGAAGATTTTACTAGCGTTTTTGCTAATTGTCCATCTAGAATTCTCATCTTTTGGGGCGCAGAAGATAGCACTACACCACTAAGCTGTGGCAAAAAAATCTCAGAAATAGCTAGAAACTGCGTGAGATTTGAGCCACTTAGTGGGGATCATTTCTTTTTTCTCACGCACGGAGAGAGCATAGCAGCAAATACAGCTGCCCTAATAGCACAAATGCAAGATGGCATAGCTCAGGGCAAGAGCGAAGAAGAAATAGATAAAGAATTAAATATGAAAGGTGAGCTATGATAGGTTTTTCTGCCTGGATTTTTACTGTTACTTTGGGGTTTTATACGATTTGTTCGTTGCAGTGGTATAGCTACCGAGTAGAGCGTGCTTTGTTTCACTGCGCAAAGCCAAAGTGGCATTTATACTTTGCGCTTGCGCCTTTTGTGCTTTTTGTACTAGTGCTTGCGCTGCTACCAAAGCTCTCACTCATCATCGCTATTGCTTACGCAGGGCTTATTGTTTACTGGCAATTTAAAATGGCTACAAAGCTTGTAATGACTGATAGAACTACTAGGTATTTTTTGCTTTTAGCTTTTGTTTCTATTCTTTGTCTTTTTGGTGGGGGCAAAAAATGGTATTTGCTAGCTCCTGCTATCATTATAGCAGTGGTGCTTAGCGTGTATATTTCAGCCTTTATAGAAAAAAAACTAGGCAAAAAATATATACAAAAAGCAAAAGAAAAACTTGGCGCCATGCCAAATCTAAAAATCGTGCTAATCACCGCAAGCTATGGCAAAACTAGCATCAAAAACTATCTAAAAACTCTACTAGATGAAAGCTATAAAACCTACGCTTCGCCTCGTTCTGTAAATACTCTCATGGGACTAGCAGCAGATATAAACGATAATCTTGCTGATAACACCCAAATCTACATCGCAGAAGCTGGCGCAAGAGTAAAAGGCGATATAGCTGAAATAACTAAGTTTTTAAATCCGCATTGTGTGATTATCGGTCAAATCGGCGATGCGCATATAGAATATTTTAAAAGCATAGACGCTGTTCGTGCTACAAAGCTAGAAGCCTTACAAAGCGCGCGCCTGGAGCATATAGTGGCTCACTCTAGCACAGGACTAAGCGATGATGAAAAATGCGTGATTTATGATAAAAATGTAAAAAATGTAAAAGCTAGCTTGGATGCGCTTAGCTTTGAGCTAAAAATCGGTAAGGATAACTTTGGCTTTGAGATACCAAGGCTGCTAGGCGAGTTTAATGCTGCAAATGTCGCAGCAGCTGCTCTCATGGCTAGTTATCTTGGTCTAAATGCTACGCAAATAGATGCTAGATCAAAGCATATCAAAAACGCAGAACACCGTCTAAACCGCATGGATAATGGTGGTAAAATCATCATTGATGATGGCTTTAATGGTAATTTTGAAGGCATGAGTGCTAGCTATAAGCTATGCGCTACTTATAATGGCTCAAAAGTGCTAGTAACCCCTGGTATAATAGAGGGACAAAAAGGCATAAATGCTAAGCTAGCAAAGGTGGCTGATGGTATATTTGAGACTGTGATAATCACAAGTACGCTAAACGCAGCTGAGCTAAAAAGCGAGCTAAAACACGCAAAAGTAGTAGAGCTAAAACATAAAAGCGAGCTAGTAGCAGCTTTAGCAGAGCATACAAAAGCAGGTGATCTAGTGCTATTTAGCAATGACGCCCCGCAGCATATCTAATAGTGAATATAGCGTTACTTTGATGGCAGCTTTAAAAATAGCTTTATAAGCTTTTTGCGCTACAAAAATAAGTAGAAGTTTTACGCAAAATTCACTATAATGCGCTTTTTGTAAAAGGATGAGAGTGAATATAGAACTTAGTATTATCGTGCCTTGCTACAATGAAAGCGAGGTTGTAGAAAAATTTTTTTCTGCTATGGTAGGAAATAATGGTATCTTAAATAATCTTGGGCTTAACTGCGAGCTGGTTTTTATAAATGATGGTAGCAAAGATAATACTTTAGAGCTATTAAAAGCCCAAAAAGAAATTTATAGTAATAAATCTAATCTAGATATAAAAATAGTAAATTTATCAAGAAATTTTGGTAAAGAGGCTGCTATGAGTGCTGGATTTAGCGTGGCTAGCGGTGAGGCGATAGTGCCTATGGATGCTGATTTACAAGACCCACCTGAGCTTATAGCTAAGTTTGTAGAGCTTTGGAGGCAAGGCTATGATGTGGTTTTAGCTAAGCGAAATGATAGGCAAGAAGATAGTTTTGCTAAAAGATTTAGTTCAAGTCTATTTTATAAACTTAATAATAAAATATCTGATGTAAAACTCCCTGATAATGTAGGCGATTTTCGCCTTTTTACTCGTAAGGTGCTAAATGCTATAAACTCACTGCCCGAAAATCAGCGTTTTATGAAAGGCATTTTTGCTTGGGTTGGTTTTAGAAGCATTACGATCGAATACAAAAGACCTCAAAGGATTGCTGGTAGTTCTAAGTTTAATGGCTGGAAGCTGTGGAATTTTGCTTTGCAAGGTATTACTGGCTTTGGGACATTGCCTTTGCGTATTTGGACTTATATAGGTTTTATCGTTTCATTTTTAGCTTTTATTTATGCTAGTTTTTTGATATTACGCACTTTGATTATGGGTATAGATTTGCCTGGCTATGCTTCACTTGTGGTTATTATATTGTTTTTAGGCGGGCTTCAGCTTATAGGCGTAGGAATTCTAGGTGAATATGTGGGGCGGATATATATGGAAAGCAAACACAGACCGCCTTTTATAATAGATGAAATTTATTAAATCTCAGAGCTTTTTGTATCTAATAGTTGGTGGGGCTACTACGGCTGTAAATTTTATAGTTTATAGCTTTTTGGTTTATTTTGATATCACCGGAGTGTTAGTAGCTAACGCTATTGCTTGGTTTTTAGCGGTGCTTTTTGCTTTTTTTACAAATAAGCATTTCGTCTTTTATTTTCATAGCTATAATAGTTTTTTTAAAGAGTTTTATCTTTTTGTTTTAGCTAGGGGGCTAAGTGGAGTTTTTGAGATATTTGTGCCTAGTGGGCTTATTTATCTAGGGCTTGATGCTAGACTTTTTGATATAGAGGGCTTTTGGGCGAAGTTTATAGTGAGTGTATTTGTCGTGGTGGCAAATTATTTTTTTTCTAAGTTTTTTATTTTTAAATAAAGGTTTTTTATGAGAGAAATAAATATTTTTTTGCTTTTTAGCTTATTTTTAAGTTTAACTATTTTTGGTCTTATTTATGGCTACGATATACTTAATCCCACTTATGATGCATGGATATTTAAAGACGGATATCATGATATTATTCAGCATTACATGGGCTGGCTTTTTTATAGACAAAGTCCTTGGCATTTTCCTATTGGCTTGATTGATAATTTGGCTTATCCTTATCAATTTTCTGTGATTTATACTGATAGCATTCCTATTTTAGCTGTATTTTTTAAATCTATTTCTTTTTTGTTACCAGATACTTTTCAATATTTTGGCTTATGGGGCATAGTCTGTCTTTTTTTAAGTAGTTTTTTTTCATCACTTATAATATTTAAATTAACAAAAAATATTTATTATTCTTTACTTTGTTCTTTATTTTTTATTTTAGCACCTGTTATGCACATGAGAATGTTTGGCCATCATGCTCTAAGTTCTCATTGGATACTACTTGCTGGTCTTTATATATGCGTGATAAAAAACGAACTTACTAGGTGGCAATTTAGAGTTTCTTGGTGTGTTCTTTTTGGGATTTCAATATGTGTGCATGCATATTTTGTGCCTATGTTAGGATTTTTGCTTTTAGGTTGTGTTATATCTAATTTTTTAAAAGATAAAAAATTATCTTTTTTACTTGATTTGATTTTGCCTATATTAAGTGTATTATTTATCATGTGGATTTTAGGAGCTTTTAGTTTTGGTGGTAGCAAATCAGCTGGTGGCTTTGGGTATTATAGTGCAAATTTAAATACTCTTTTTTATTCAGCCCCTATTAGTATTTTTGCACCAAATATTCCAAATGGACTTATCTCGTATATTTTTAATCTTAGTATAATGCCTGGACAATATGAAGGGTATGGATATCTTGGGCTTGGAATACTTGTCCTTAGTGGTATTTGTTTGTTGTTATTATTTAAAAATATAAAAAACATAAAAATAAAAATAGATTATTTAATTATCATTTTTATCTTACTATTATCCTTTTTTTATGCCCTTAGTAATAATATTTATTTCAATGAAACAAAACTGCTCTCTATCGTACTCAATCCTAGTTTGGAGCAATTTTTTTCTACTTTTAGGGCTAGTGGCAGATTTATTTGGTTGCTTGATTATTCTTTGCTTATTATTATTTTTTATTTTATTTATAAAAATTTTAAGAAATCGGTTTTGGTTTTAGTTTTTGCATGTTTATGCTTACAATGCTATGATTTAAAAGATTATTTTATTCGTTTTAAAAAAGAGTCAAATATGATATATCAAAATGACTTTTTATCAAAACTGCCAAAAGGCAAAAATATTGTTATTTGTGATTCTCCATTTTTAAGCAATATTGATGAAATGTTCGATTATTCTAAGAATATTTTTAATTTAGCTTATTATGCTTATAGAAATTCTACCTCAATAAATGATTTTTATATAGCTAGAAAAAATGAGAAAAAAATTTTAGAATATAAGATCTTGATTCAATCAGAGCTTAATATGGGTAAGTTAAGAGATGATGCGATTTACGTGTTCACAACAGATTACTACAAAAATTATGATAGTGTGCTAGATTTTAAAAATATTAACGGATATATGTTTGGATGGAAAAAATAGATTTATATCAGAGTATAATTTTGCTAGGAATTCTAGAATTCCTAGACTTTTTTGGGGTTAGAGGGTATTTTTACCTTAGGAATTCTAAATTTTTGGCAAGAATTCTAGATTTTTGGTAAGAATTCTAGATTTTTGCTAGGAATTCTAGAATTCCTACCAAAGTATGCGGCCAAGGCGGAGCATATTTGAGCCGCATTTTAGCGCAATACGCCAGTCATCACTCATACCCATTGAGCAGATTTTTGCGCCGTGCTTTTGTAGGCTCTCAAAGACCTTATAGGTATCCTCAAAGCTCTTTGCTATCACGCTTTCATCGCTATTATTAGCACCTATGCTCATCACGCCAACAGGCTTTAAATGCTTGCAACGCTCGCAAATCTCATGGTAAATATCCACCGCCTCATTTAAGCTTGCGCCTTGTTTGCTACTTTCATTTGCGCTGTTGATTTGGATTAGGCAAGGCAGCTCGTAGCTAAGGCGTTTTTCTACGCTTAGTGCAGCATCCACACTCTCGCAGCTTTGCCATAAAGCAGGGCGCAGGGCTAAAAGTGCGTTTATTTTATTACTTTGAAGCCTGCCGATAAAATGCCAGCGAAGTCTGCTGTAATCAGCACTTATCCCAACTAAGCCCTCTATTTTTCGCTCTAATTCTTGAACTCTATTTTCGCCAAAATCCAGCTGTCCAAAGCTAGCTAGTCCTTTTACATCGTGAGTATCTACGCTCTTGCTAACTGCTACTAGCTTTGCGCTCCCTACTTGCTCTAAAAGAGCCTCAAACTGAGCCTTATTCATATCCACCTGCTAGTCTGTAAATGTCATTTGCGATAGTAAAAGCCATGAGAGAAAAAAGCAGCGCCATACTACCATAGCTTAGCACTACAAAGACCCTTTCTCCAACAGGCCTTCTAAAAATCATCTCATAGAGATTAAAAACAATATGCCCACCATCAAGCACAGGCAAAGGCAAAAGATTTAAAATCCCAAGATTTACCGAAATTAAAGCTGTAATGATAAACAAGGTGCTAAGGCTAATCGCAGCTGCTTTTGTCGTGATATCAGCCATAGCGACAATGCCTCCAAGCTGATTTATCGGCACCACGCCAAGCACGAGCTTTTCTAAGCTTTGATAGATAAGCTTGCTAGCCTTTATAGTCTCATCAAGGGCAAAATTAACAAGCTCAAACCCACTAAAATATAAGGTTACTAGCTCACCACTTGCGCCTATTCCTAGCATAGGGGTTAGCACGCTCTCGCCAAAAATATTTTTGCTCTCCATGATTTTTGGTGTTAGATTAAGGCTTAGTTTTTGCCCATCACGCAGTATTTCTACGCTCATAGGCTCGGTTTTTAAAAGCGGCTTTATCTCATCCCAGTGCGTGATAGCGGTGCCATTTATCGCAGTGATTTTATCGCCTTTTTGTAGAATATTAATAGCAGGCGAGTTTGGCACGATTTGTCCTATATTTGGCGCTAGTTTTTCTATGCCTAGCACGCCCACAGCGATATAGAGCAAAAATGCTAAAATTATATTAAAAGCAGGCCCAGCAAAAAGCACAGCAATTCGCCCAAGCGGGCTAAGCGTGTTATAGCTATCTTTATCGTAGTTTTTTAGCTCAGGGCGAGCGTCATCTTGGCCTTTTAGCTGGACATATCCGCCTAGCCAGATTGCGCTTATGCGGTATTTTGTGCTGCCAAACTGACGCTCAAAGACAGGTGCGCCAAAGCCCACGCTAAATACATTTACCGCTACACCAAGCAGTTTTGCGACGATAAAATGCCCAAGCTCGTGAAAAAATATAAGAAAAGAAAGGGCTAAAATCGTAGCAGCAAAATACGCCCCCCAGTAATAAAAACTAGCTATTAGCACAAGCGCAAAAAGCAGAGATTGAAGTTTTGATGACATATTTATCCTTTGATAATTCAAGGAATTCTAGAATTCCATATTTAAAAATTCCTGTGATTTTGCCAAAATTTAGATAACAAATAGTAAAATGCGGCTTTAATTTTACAAAAAAGGCTTGAAAATGTATGTAGCCCCTAGCTTGCTCTCGGCTGATTTTGGCAGGTTAAATGATGAAATAGCTGCTGTTTGTGAGGCTGGTGCGGATCTTTTGCACTTAGATATTATGGATGGGCATTTTGTGCCAAATCTTACTTTTGGAGCACCTGTAATGAATGCTATCAAAAAAGCTGCCAAAGTCCCACTAGATATTCATCTTATGGTAGAAAATGTTGATTTTTTTGTTGATTATTTTTTGGATTTTAAGCCAAAGTTTCTTAGCTTTCATATCGAGCGTGCCACGCATCCATTGCGCCTAATTGAGCATATAAGAAAAGCAGGAGTAAGCCCAGCTGTGGTGCTAAATCCGCACACTAGCCTAAACACGCTAGAATACATTTTAAGCGAGATTGATATGGTGCTTTTGATGAGTGTAAATCCTGGTTTTGGCGGACAGAGCTTCATCCAAAGCAGCCTAGCAAAAATCGCTGCCTTGCGAGCGATGATAGATGAGAGTGGGGCAAAGTGCCTAATAGAAGTAGATGGCGGAGTAAGCGGACAAAATATAGCCGAGCTTGATATAGCAGGCGTAGATATCGCTGTGGCAGGCTCTTTTGTCTTTGGCTCAAACGACTACGCAGCAGCCATAAAAGCGCTAAAAGTATAAAAATCTAGAATTCCTAGCTTAGGAATTCTGGATTTTGGTAAAATTTACTTGGGAATTTTACTTAGGAATTCTAGATTTGAAACTGCTAAATATAAAGAACAAAAATTGATAAAATTAAGAAAAAAACAAAAAGTAGATAAATTCGCTAATTTCATTGATATTTTAAAAAAAGCTCCGCTTAGTCGTGATGCGTTTGTGCAGATTGCTGGCAGGGCTCTTGGCGAGTATGGCTTTGATGTGAGTGAAATAGAAAACTTTTTTGCGCTTGGACTTGAGCTTTTTGAGCGTGAGGGGCATGTGGGACTAGCTACAGCAGAGCGGCTTTTAGGCGAGCAGGAGTTTTGTGTAGTTGATATCGAGACCACAGGCTCAGTGCGCAGCGGTCAAATCATAGAAATCGGCGCAATAAAGCTAAAAGGCGGCGAGAAAATAGGGCATTTTTCTACGCTAGTTTTTGCCCCGCAAGTCCCACCTGTCATCACAGAACTAACTGGCATAACTAGCGCAATGCTAGTTGGCGCACCTAGTCTTGCTCATGCTTTAAGTGAGTTTAGGCGCTTTTTGGGTCAGGCGGTTTTTGTAGCGCATAATGTAAGCTTTGATTTTGGCTTTATTAGTACTTCGCTAGTTTCTTTAGGACAGCCGCCGCTTTTTAACCGCAGGCTTTGTACTGTTGAGCTTGCTAGGCGCACGATTGAGAGTGAGCGTTACGGCCTAGATGTGCTAAAAGAGCTGCTAGGTATCAAAAACACACACCACAGAGCTTATAGCGATGCTATATCGGCTGGGCAGATTTTATTACATGGATTTAAAAAACTGCCTGATTGGGTTCACACGCCAGAGGATCTCATTACTTTTAGCAAGACAGCGCCTAGCTTACAGCTTGAGCGTGAAGAGATTAGGGAGTATGTTGAGTTTTAAGGGAGCATTATGGATAATATTTTTTGGATAATTGTAGGCATTGCTTTTGTTACTACTTCGGCTTTTGGGGCGATTTTGCTTAGTTTTTTAGCACTTAGTAGCAAGGAAAAAAGGCTTTGCAAGGAAAAAGAGTTTTTTGAGCATCAAAATATCGCTTTAAAAGTAGAGCTAGAGCATGAAAGAAGCGTGTCTGCTAGCGCAGAAGAAAGACACAAAAAAGAACTTAGCGAGCTAAACGAGCGTTTAGAAAAACACTTTAAAAGCACGGTAGAGACAGCAAAAGCAGAGCTTTTAAACATAAATAATGAAAAAATCGCAAAAAGCTCAAACGAGCTTGTAAGCAAAGCACTAGAGGGGCAAATAAAGCCTTTGCGTGATGAAATAGCAAAGTATATGAGCGAAAATCTAAAGCTTACTACGAGCTTTAGAGAAAACTTTGATGGTTTGCGTGCCATGAGTAGTGAGCTTAGCAAGCAAGCAAACGAGCTAGCCACGGCACTAAAAGGAAATAAAAAAATCGCAGGAAATTGGGGTGAGTCTCAGCTAGATCTGGTGCTAGAAAACAGCGGCCTAGTGCTAAATCAAAACTATCAAAAACAAGTGCTATTTGATGATAGCGAGGGGAATAGACGCTACCTTGATGCGGTGGTGGACTTTGGCAATGGTAAAAAAGTAGTAATTGATGCTAAATGCTCACTAGTTCACTATCTAGAATTTGCTAACGCAAGCGATGATGAGAGCGCAAAATCGGCTCAAAAAGAGCTGGTAAAAGATCTGCGCTCGCACATTGATAATCTTAGCTCAAAAGATTATCAAAAATATAATCAGGCTTATGAGTATGTATTTATGTTTATCCCAAATGAAAATATGCTTTATGCAGGGCTTGGCGGCGATGAAAAACTATATCAATATGCCTATGAAAAAGGTATATTTTTAACCACGCCACTAACCTTGCTTATGGCACTTCGCACCGTCTATATGTGCTGGCAAAATCTAAAAATAGATGCAAATACCAAAAAAATCTTTGAAGCAGCTGGCGGGATATATGACAAGCTCTTTACTTTTATAAACAAATTTGAGACTATAGGGCGTGATATAGCAGGTATTTCTAAGCATTTTGACGAGGCAAAATCTGTGCTAAATGAGGGAAAAGGAAACCTTAGTAAAAGAGTAAATGATCTAAAATTCCTTGGCGCAAAGACTACAAAAGAGCTAGATACTACTAAGTTTGATGATGAAGATGAGATAGTTTTAGGCGATAATGTAGAAAGAGCAGAGCTTTTAGCGCAAAACTCTAAGGAAAATTCTAAGGAAAATAATGAGCAAAATAATGCGTAAAAAAATATGTATTTTAAATACAGGCGGCACTATTTTAGCCAAGGGCTGTGAAAACAGCTGTGAAAACGACGATAAAAACGGCGATGAAAACGGCTATGAGGCTGGTGGGCTTGGATTTTTAGATGTTTTTGGCTCTATTTTAGAACAGTTTAAGCCTGATGCTAAAAAGAGCAAAAAAGATCATTTTGTTTTTGCTGATTTTAGCTTGGATATTATTACGCCTTTTAGCATAGGCTCACAAGATATGGATAATGCGCATTTACTTCGTCTTGGCAAAGAGGCGATAAAAGCTAGCAAAAAGTATGATTTTATCATCATCACTCACGGTAGCGACACGCTTGAAGAGAGTGCTTTTTTTCTAAGCCTTTTAAAAGAGATTAAAATAGGCGTGATTTTAACAGCTTCGATGTATCCGCCAAATGATAAAAACTACGATGGAGCAGCTAATCTAGAATTCGCTTTAAAATCTGCTTTAAAAAGTGACATAAAAAGCGTGAGAGTAGCGATGAATGGCGAGCTTTTAGAGCCTAAAAAGCTAATAAAGTTTAAAAGCTGGGGCAAGGATGCATTTTGCCAAAGTTTGGCTTTTGATATAGGAATTCTAGATTTTAAGCCCTTTTCTTTGCCAAAAGCCTTGCCAAAAGTAGCTGTGATATATGCTGATGGGCAGTTTTATCCTAGTCTTTATGATCTAAAAAGCCTTAAAGGCGTGGTGCTTGCTGGCATGGGTTCAGGAACTCTACCAAAAAATGCAATAAAGTTTTTTTCTAAGCTTAAAATCCCAGTAGTTCGTAGCTCTAGGGTGGCTATGTCAAAAATCACTTCAAAAGAAGTAAATGACAAAAAATATGGCTTTATAAACGCAAATCATCTAAGCCCAGCTAAGGCAAAAGTTTTGCTAATGCTAGCTCTAAGCAAAAAATCTAAAGATATAGCAAAATATTTTGAGAATTTTTAAAAATAAATTTTAGTTTTAAAGCTTTATTTATGCTAAATTTCGCTAAAATGCGCAGATTTTTAAAATTTGAAGGCAAACAATGACACAAGAAGAACTAGATGCACTGATGGCAGAAGCTGATAATATAGCAGAGGCTGATGATATGCCAGAAGCTGATGGTGCTACTATGGATGCGCCTGAGCAAAAAAAGCCAGCTTTTAGTGCTAGTGAAGAACTAGATGAAGATGGCTTTCCAAAAGACTATAGAGTAGATGCACAAAAGCAATGGCCACCACCGCCACCATCAGCTGATCACAAAATGGTTCAGCAGCTTGACGATGTAACCCGTGATAGCGAAGAAAAAGCCACTCAAGTACTTGACATGCTTGATTCTATTAACAACTTGCTAATGGATGGTGAGGAAGAAGCTACTGGTATCAAAGATGTGCTAAACTCAAATATAGAAATATTTGAAAAACTTAGCGCAAAGTTTTCTCATATCCCAAGTTTTGCCGAGCAAAAAGATAAATGCCAAAGTGCCTTAGAAGCATTAGAGAGCATAGAAACAAAGCTACAAGATGGGCAAAATGATATAATGAATATCATGGATATGATGCAATACCAAGATATTCACCGCCAAAAAATAGAGCGTGTTATAAATGTAATGCGTGCTCTTTCTAAATATATGAATAGCTTATTTGAGAGCAATATAGATGATAAATCTAGAGCTCCAAGTGCTGTTCACTTAGAGGGTGATAGAACAGATAATCTGATGAGTGATGATGATATAGAAGCACTAATCAACTCACTAGGCAAAAAATAATTTTTAGCTTTGTCTGGCACGTTATCTGCGCTAAAATCTCACTTCTCACTTCGCTTGACGCACCATCAGTGCGCCTGCGCTCGTGTTTGTGAGCTTTTAGCACATCTAGCGCACCATACTTAGCTAAAAAGTGTTTTTTAAG
Above is a genomic segment from Campylobacter magnus containing:
- a CDS encoding GNAT family N-acetyltransferase, giving the protein MKISCKKVNFSCDSELFELCESLANAAFPPNEMLFPITFSEYKSEHELLAFYQSDLRDDIMGCCASDVDIGDEFIGFCALVLRSSFVYLAFFALCEDKRNKGYGARILKYLQKKYQKPVVLEAEKPYIGANDLALRVRRAGFYTRTGFVRAGYSIAYFDEIYDIYCTEFDDGILADYKAMYEDFARQKSANFELKKR
- a CDS encoding diacylglycerol kinase, whose product is MKPQYHFYNNTKFALQGFLAMWRSEKSFRIELFICLPLIVISLFVPCSLIEHILLIASMIFIFFAEAMNSGIEAVVDLVSPEYHELAGKAKDCASAGVFCAITIAVLCWVLVLAKALGILEFPNL
- a CDS encoding type II toxin-antitoxin system prevent-host-death family antitoxin, whose translation is MTFSKDEIYTATQVVRNFSEVLSKVSTGENNRAFIVKNNKFEAVMLSMSEYERLNKAEELLKKIYEQRKKEEV
- a CDS encoding alpha/beta fold hydrolase; translation: MASREISYNGIKYNISYEIVGRGEEILFLHGWGAKKEVMKKAFGSYFDDFRQIYVDLPGFGASSIEKALVTEQYAGIIREFLASIGSHPLCAVGHSFGGKVASLLAPRVLVLLSSAGIPIKKKFSTRVKIRLFKMFKAMGFGFLWRIFASKDVAGMSATMYETLKNVVNEDFTSVFANCPSRILIFWGAEDSTTPLSCGKKISEIARNCVRFEPLSGDHFFFLTHGESIAANTAALIAQMQDGIAQGKSEEEIDKELNMKGEL
- a CDS encoding Mur ligase family protein, with amino-acid sequence MIGFSAWIFTVTLGFYTICSLQWYSYRVERALFHCAKPKWHLYFALAPFVLFVLVLALLPKLSLIIAIAYAGLIVYWQFKMATKLVMTDRTTRYFLLLAFVSILCLFGGGKKWYLLAPAIIIAVVLSVYISAFIEKKLGKKYIQKAKEKLGAMPNLKIVLITASYGKTSIKNYLKTLLDESYKTYASPRSVNTLMGLAADINDNLADNTQIYIAEAGARVKGDIAEITKFLNPHCVIIGQIGDAHIEYFKSIDAVRATKLEALQSARLEHIVAHSSTGLSDDEKCVIYDKNVKNVKASLDALSFELKIGKDNFGFEIPRLLGEFNAANVAAAALMASYLGLNATQIDARSKHIKNAEHRLNRMDNGGKIIIDDGFNGNFEGMSASYKLCATYNGSKVLVTPGIIEGQKGINAKLAKVADGIFETVIITSTLNAAELKSELKHAKVVELKHKSELVAALAEHTKAGDLVLFSNDAPQHI
- a CDS encoding glycosyltransferase family 2 protein, with amino-acid sequence MNIELSIIVPCYNESEVVEKFFSAMVGNNGILNNLGLNCELVFINDGSKDNTLELLKAQKEIYSNKSNLDIKIVNLSRNFGKEAAMSAGFSVASGEAIVPMDADLQDPPELIAKFVELWRQGYDVVLAKRNDRQEDSFAKRFSSSLFYKLNNKISDVKLPDNVGDFRLFTRKVLNAINSLPENQRFMKGIFAWVGFRSITIEYKRPQRIAGSSKFNGWKLWNFALQGITGFGTLPLRIWTYIGFIVSFLAFIYASFLILRTLIMGIDLPGYASLVVIILFLGGLQLIGVGILGEYVGRIYMESKHRPPFIIDEIY
- a CDS encoding GtrA family protein; amino-acid sequence: MKFIKSQSFLYLIVGGATTAVNFIVYSFLVYFDITGVLVANAIAWFLAVLFAFFTNKHFVFYFHSYNSFFKEFYLFVLARGLSGVFEIFVPSGLIYLGLDARLFDIEGFWAKFIVSVFVVVANYFFSKFFIFK
- a CDS encoding DUF6311 domain-containing protein, producing MREINIFLLFSLFLSLTIFGLIYGYDILNPTYDAWIFKDGYHDIIQHYMGWLFYRQSPWHFPIGLIDNLAYPYQFSVIYTDSIPILAVFFKSISFLLPDTFQYFGLWGIVCLFLSSFFSSLIIFKLTKNIYYSLLCSLFFILAPVMHMRMFGHHALSSHWILLAGLYICVIKNELTRWQFRVSWCVLFGISICVHAYFVPMLGFLLLGCVISNFLKDKKLSFLLDLILPILSVLFIMWILGAFSFGGSKSAGGFGYYSANLNTLFYSAPISIFAPNIPNGLISYIFNLSIMPGQYEGYGYLGLGILVLSGICLLLLFKNIKNIKIKIDYLIIIFILLLSFFYALSNNIYFNETKLLSIVLNPSLEQFFSTFRASGRFIWLLDYSLLIIIFYFIYKNFKKSVLVLVFACLCLQCYDLKDYFIRFKKESNMIYQNDFLSKLPKGKNIVICDSPFLSNIDEMFDYSKNIFNLAYYAYRNSTSINDFYIARKNEKKILEYKILIQSELNMGKLRDDAIYVFTTDYYKNYDSVLDFKNINGYMFGWKK
- a CDS encoding YggS family pyridoxal phosphate-dependent enzyme, with translation MNKAQFEALLEQVGSAKLVAVSKSVDTHDVKGLASFGQLDFGENRVQELERKIEGLVGISADYSRLRWHFIGRLQSNKINALLALRPALWQSCESVDAALSVEKRLSYELPCLIQINSANESSKQGASLNEAVDIYHEICERCKHLKPVGVMSIGANNSDESVIAKSFEDTYKVFESLQKHGAKICSMGMSDDWRIALKCGSNMLRLGRILW